Proteins from one Syntrophaceae bacterium genomic window:
- a CDS encoding autotransporter domain-containing protein codes for METRKKVNRRNYLFIFAILLAILLFASPTWSRCPGVGEVSSVVIIDGDDACLDGVSANNALEAYIYGSIITSEGQAVVNNSHDDNTKVRVYATGQLTTSWEKTVEIFATVETHNSAEIVNLGAISSDHNAGIRVRGGQALVTNNGYIFGGQYGIMADDKTANHSIRNEVSSTTTVKNTIKGGVAGILISNGDVINGKDAKIIGGESGIEVQGGGSKVKITNDGGDITGGKNGIKVNEGRGDVTIENTGGNITGNDYGIKVEGSGGGVTVDNTGKIEGENADGIRLEGTGSTVNNKEGGTIKGGVVGISVVETATITNENGATIQGTKTGVRYEQYNTFTNDGKVEGTEEGGIAFGKGGELINNETGEVTGNAYAVYTGTYNDDPTKQTDKLIVTNYGTLSATGPNGIGLVIGNAESDITNKSRGKIKGTKYGVYVLENGKLKNEAGATIIGGTAGVRFENQAEFTNSGSIGEMDQKTGKASGKDGVVFANGATLFANESTGFVVGNENGVKSIGDATVINKGTITGGEYGVRAVARDDGSGGKLSLTNEGTVSGGTTGVEANGGDITNTGKIIGGTNGINIFSASTGNMEITNYGTITGETGYGINANHNGSATITNSGTIEGAIRGIDINKGKVINKAGAKITGGENGIRVYKNAVIENYGTISGGTQNGIYLDENGTVNNRAGGLIWGDTYNGIWARGTSTITNAAGATIHGQTTGVLYSQNNTFTNDGKIEGVTGNGVEFQDGGEFTNNATGEVTGGKYGVATTGGTITNDGIISGGRSGIYTGGESTANLEIVNRGTIRGDALYGIEARHKGAANITNWNNIYGKYRGIEINNGTVTNKAGANITGGENGIRVYKNAVIENYGAISGGTQNGIYLDENGTVNNRAGGLIEGKTYNGIWARGTSTITNAAGATIRGQITGILYSRYNTFTNDGKVEGVTGNGIEFQNGGEFTNNATGEVTGGTYGVATTGGTITNYGNIEGGDAGVAMGGGTLLNNNLISSKGTGVLAGAATVDNNGTITGDETGVSISGGTLTNDNIIFGGITGVLSSGGNDTNNSMISGGETGVVVIGAATFNNYGTIGEIVQDGEVKQTALTGVEIYNANAIVTNKGWVTTEGKVKGGTVKGTKYGVHLKNNSTLTNEKGATVSGGVNGIEVEYGNVENYGDIQGGTGSAIHVASGGYGKLYNYAGGKVTGETSGTAVQVDKDAYAYVENQEGAEIKAEGKAIDLLDGGKGDIKNSGEIEGTGTEGTGIHVGKAMDVDGKLVLSAVVTNEATGKISGGKDGMLIDGLSVIYNYGEMRGGTGSAIHVASGGHGELVNYAGGKVTGGTSGAAVQVDKDAYAYIENHEKGEIEGETAIGIKDGGSGDVVNVGTIEGTGTEGTGIHVGKTTDANGELVLSTTVRNGTTGTISGGRDGVLIDGLGLILNYGEMKGGTGSAIHVASGGHGELVNYAGGKVTGGTSGSAVQVDKDGYAYILNQENAEIKGNESVIDVKGASDIENSGTIQQESKSGTDAQSFLSESSIIKADGTVRAAIGGNNAGTVTILNKTLGTIKGESGIFLTGTGNDTLDNYGTIIGTGGTAVNMGGGDDTVILRSGSRVTGNMDGGTGTDSILFEGSGEVMSGTALNFESITKTGSGTWTVNGDLHSGKTISVYGGSTSILKVNGDYIQDANSTYIVEFLDGYAGKIHATTAHLNGGLVVALGYIREGVHTILETEKGVTGTFDGLGEPGVEHKLGRYISYVLLYDDKKAAISYFWRSRHFAEDALTRNEKAVAYYLDGIYNNLSGDLANNVFRELIKMDDPMLFRSALNQMGGASHTAFVTVDKDRQSHYYRSLLRREADLPFKTTADEKLQSFLGQTAAMDVDQISNALAAVAAPLAHIAGGMGLPWSVWGKSYATKGERRGDDIASRYDYWMGGALFGMDYRPLPELRLGVSIGYSKTDMTMKDLQDSGQEDSFQSSLYASYSQDNWYVDVALTQARNNYTMSRSIDFGEISRTAESSYDGYEFSGYAEAGYRLQARGFQIMPVVSCQALRHHRNGFRESGADSLNLISEGEDTDSLQTSLGMKISRTFNAGERLTLTPEFSARWIYEFGDPEALLNARFAGAPAGSFAVYSDNARRSSAAATLGVTGDMGKSLGFFLHYDVELRERQASHAASGGLRYSW; via the coding sequence ATGGAAACGAGAAAAAAAGTGAATAGAAGAAATTATTTGTTCATTTTCGCAATTTTGTTGGCAATCCTCCTTTTCGCCTCACCTACTTGGTCAAGATGTCCCGGTGTAGGTGAAGTTAGCTCGGTCGTCATTATCGATGGAGACGATGCTTGTTTAGATGGGGTCTCTGCAAATAACGCTTTGGAAGCATATATATATGGTTCGATCATTACTTCAGAAGGTCAGGCCGTCGTAAATAATAGTCACGATGACAATACAAAAGTTCGAGTTTATGCAACTGGCCAACTTACGACATCTTGGGAAAAGACTGTAGAGATATTTGCTACAGTTGAAACACATAATAGTGCTGAAATTGTTAATCTTGGAGCTATCTCCAGCGATCATAATGCCGGTATCCGTGTGCGCGGTGGTCAAGCACTTGTCACAAACAATGGATACATATTTGGAGGACAATATGGAATTATGGCAGATGACAAAACTGCCAATCATAGTATTCGAAATGAAGTATCTTCCACCACCACAGTAAAAAACACGATAAAAGGAGGTGTTGCAGGCATCCTGATTTCGAACGGCGATGTCATAAATGGTAAGGATGCTAAGATTATCGGTGGTGAGTCCGGAATCGAGGTTCAAGGTGGCGGGTCAAAGGTCAAGATCACAAATGATGGAGGTGACATCACTGGTGGTAAGAACGGGATCAAGGTCAATGAAGGAAGGGGAGATGTCACGATCGAAAATACGGGAGGCAATATCACTGGTAATGATTACGGAATCAAGGTTGAAGGAAGTGGGGGAGGCGTCACGGTCGACAATACGGGGAAGATTGAAGGTGAAAATGCGGACGGCATCCGTCTTGAAGGGACCGGATCCACCGTCAACAACAAGGAGGGGGGAACGATCAAGGGAGGAGTCGTCGGTATATCGGTAGTGGAGACGGCTACAATTACCAATGAGAATGGTGCGACGATTCAAGGGACAAAGACGGGTGTTCGATACGAGCAATACAATACGTTCACAAACGATGGCAAGGTAGAAGGTACGGAGGAGGGGGGCATAGCTTTTGGAAAAGGTGGCGAACTCATCAACAATGAAACCGGTGAAGTGACCGGTAACGCGTATGCAGTATATACAGGAACCTATAATGACGATCCGACAAAGCAAACAGATAAACTCATTGTAACCAATTATGGCACCCTTTCAGCAACCGGTCCGAATGGAATTGGACTGGTGATCGGCAACGCCGAGTCAGACATCACCAACAAATCGCGAGGAAAAATAAAGGGCACAAAGTACGGCGTTTATGTCCTGGAGAACGGTAAACTGAAGAACGAAGCAGGTGCGACGATTATCGGCGGCACAGCAGGTGTAAGATTTGAGAACCAAGCAGAGTTTACAAACAGTGGCAGTATAGGCGAGATGGACCAAAAGACAGGCAAGGCTTCCGGCAAAGACGGTGTCGTTTTCGCGAACGGTGCGACATTATTTGCGAATGAATCCACCGGTTTTGTGGTCGGCAATGAGAACGGGGTAAAATCCATCGGCGACGCAACGGTGATAAATAAAGGAACCATCACAGGTGGGGAGTATGGGGTGAGGGCCGTTGCCCGTGATGATGGCAGCGGCGGAAAACTGAGCTTAACGAATGAAGGGACCGTCAGCGGCGGTACAACGGGAGTTGAGGCCAACGGTGGTGATATTACGAACACAGGGAAAATTATTGGCGGGACTAATGGTATTAATATCTTCAGTGCAAGCACCGGGAACATGGAGATTACCAATTATGGGACAATTACCGGCGAGACGGGGTACGGGATTAATGCCAATCATAATGGATCCGCTACAATCACAAATTCGGGGACAATCGAGGGAGCGATTCGAGGCATCGACATAAATAAAGGCAAAGTCATAAACAAAGCAGGTGCCAAGATCACGGGCGGCGAGAACGGCATTCGTGTTTATAAGAACGCTGTCATTGAGAACTACGGGACCATCAGCGGTGGGACGCAGAACGGCATCTATCTTGACGAAAACGGGACCGTCAACAATCGGGCGGGGGGATTGATTTGGGGAGATACATATAACGGCATATGGGCGAGGGGTACGAGCACGATCACCAATGCCGCAGGCGCAACGATCCACGGGCAAACCACAGGGGTCCTGTACTCGCAAAACAACACGTTCACAAATGACGGCAAAATTGAGGGCGTCACTGGTAACGGTGTTGAATTCCAGGACGGCGGCGAATTCACCAACAACGCCACCGGTGAAGTAACCGGTGGAAAGTATGGGGTGGCGACGACCGGCGGCACGATCACAAACGACGGGATTATTAGCGGTGGTCGAAGCGGTATTTATACAGGCGGGGAAAGCACCGCGAACCTGGAAATCGTCAATCGGGGGACAATCAGAGGTGATGCATTATACGGGATTGAGGCCCGGCATAAAGGGGCAGCCAATATTACAAATTGGAATAATATATACGGCAAGTATCGGGGTATCGAAATAAATAACGGTACGGTTACGAACAAGGCTGGTGCCAATATTACGGGCGGCGAGAACGGCATTCGTGTTTATAAGAACGCTGTCATTGAGAACTACGGTGCCATCAGCGGTGGGACGCAGAACGGCATCTATCTTGACGAAAACGGGACCGTCAACAATCGGGCGGGGGGATTGATAGAAGGAAAAACATATAACGGCATCTGGGCAAGGGGTACGAGCACGATCACCAATGCTGCAGGCGCAACGATCCGCGGGCAAATAACGGGGATTTTGTACTCGCGATACAATACGTTCACAAATGACGGAAAGGTGGAGGGCGTCACTGGAAACGGCATCGAATTCCAGAACGGCGGTGAATTCACCAACAACGCCACCGGTGAAGTAACCGGTGGAACGTATGGGGTGGCGACAACCGGCGGCACGATCACGAACTACGGGAACATTGAGGGCGGCGATGCCGGGGTCGCGATGGGCGGCGGCACACTGTTAAACAACAACCTGATTTCCAGCAAGGGCACAGGCGTTCTGGCCGGGGCAGCTACCGTCGATAACAACGGAACCATTACCGGTGATGAGACCGGTGTTTCGATCAGCGGTGGCACACTTACGAATGACAATATAATTTTTGGAGGGATCACGGGTGTTTTAAGCAGCGGTGGTAACGATACAAACAACAGCATGATTTCCGGTGGTGAAACGGGTGTTGTGGTTATCGGGGCGGCTACTTTCAATAATTACGGAACAATTGGAGAAATCGTCCAGGACGGGGAAGTCAAACAGACAGCTTTGACTGGTGTTGAGATATATAATGCCAATGCGATCGTAACCAATAAAGGCTGGGTGACGACAGAAGGGAAAGTAAAAGGCGGTACGGTAAAAGGAACAAAATACGGCGTCCATCTCAAAAATAACAGCACGTTGACCAACGAGAAGGGAGCAACTGTCAGTGGCGGCGTGAATGGGATTGAGGTTGAATACGGTAACGTTGAAAACTACGGAGATATCCAGGGTGGTACTGGTTCAGCCATTCATGTAGCCAGCGGCGGCTATGGCAAGCTTTATAATTATGCCGGAGGCAAGGTTACAGGTGAAACGTCCGGTACAGCCGTCCAAGTGGACAAGGACGCATATGCCTACGTTGAGAACCAGGAGGGCGCAGAAATAAAGGCGGAAGGCAAGGCGATTGACCTCCTGGACGGGGGAAAGGGCGACATCAAGAACAGCGGAGAGATCGAGGGGACCGGGACGGAGGGAACCGGGATTCATGTGGGCAAGGCTATGGATGTGGACGGCAAACTGGTACTTTCGGCCGTTGTGACGAATGAGGCCACGGGGAAGATCAGCGGCGGCAAGGACGGTATGCTGATAGACGGCCTGAGTGTAATTTACAACTATGGGGAGATGAGGGGTGGTACTGGTTCAGCCATTCATGTGGCCAGCGGCGGTCATGGCGAGCTTGTCAATTATGCCGGCGGCAAGGTTACGGGGGGTACGTCCGGTGCAGCCGTCCAGGTGGACAAGGACGCGTATGCCTATATTGAGAATCATGAAAAGGGAGAGATCGAGGGAGAGACGGCGATCGGCATCAAGGATGGGGGATCGGGCGACGTCGTGAATGTCGGTACGATCGAGGGGACCGGGACAGAGGGAACCGGGATCCATGTAGGGAAGACTACAGATGCGAACGGTGAACTGGTTCTTTCTACGACTGTAAGGAATGGGACCACAGGGACGATCAGCGGCGGCAGGGACGGTGTGCTGATAGACGGCCTGGGTTTAATTTTAAACTACGGGGAGATGAAGGGTGGTACGGGTTCAGCCATTCATGTGGCCAGCGGTGGTCATGGCGAGCTTGTCAATTACGCCGGCGGCAAGGTTACGGGGGGGACATCCGGTTCAGCCGTCCAGGTGGACAAGGACGGGTATGCCTACATTCTGAACCAGGAGAACGCAGAGATAAAAGGGAACGAGTCTGTCATCGATGTTAAGGGGGCGAGCGACATTGAAAACAGCGGCACGATTCAGCAGGAGAGTAAGTCCGGTACCGATGCTCAGAGTTTCTTATCGGAAAGCAGCATCATTAAAGCCGATGGGACCGTCAGGGCCGCCATCGGCGGCAACAATGCAGGTACAGTCACCATCCTCAACAAGACATTGGGCACCATCAAGGGGGAGAGCGGAATCTTCCTGACCGGTACCGGCAACGACACACTCGACAATTACGGTACGATCATCGGCACCGGCGGCACGGCCGTCAATATGGGGGGCGGCGATGACACGGTCATCCTGCGTTCGGGATCCCGGGTCACGGGTAACATGGACGGCGGAACCGGAACCGATTCCATCCTTTTCGAGGGATCCGGGGAAGTTATGAGCGGCACGGCCCTCAATTTTGAAAGCATCACGAAGACAGGCTCCGGGACGTGGACCGTCAACGGCGACCTCCACAGCGGAAAGACCATATCCGTCTATGGCGGCAGCACAAGCATCCTGAAGGTCAATGGTGATTATATACAGGATGCGAATTCGACCTATATCGTGGAGTTCTTGGATGGGTATGCGGGAAAGATCCACGCCACGACGGCGCACCTCAATGGCGGCCTGGTCGTGGCCCTTGGGTACATCCGGGAAGGTGTCCACACGATCCTTGAGACGGAAAAAGGTGTGACGGGCACGTTTGACGGGCTCGGTGAACCGGGGGTGGAGCATAAGCTTGGCCGCTATATTTCGTATGTGCTTCTCTATGACGACAAGAAAGCGGCCATTTCCTACTTCTGGCGGTCCAGGCACTTCGCGGAAGACGCCCTGACCCGAAACGAGAAGGCCGTCGCCTATTATCTGGACGGCATTTACAACAACCTTTCCGGGGATCTGGCCAACAACGTCTTCCGGGAGCTGATCAAGATGGACGATCCCATGCTCTTCCGCTCGGCCCTCAACCAGATGGGAGGGGCGAGCCATACGGCCTTTGTCACCGTCGACAAGGACCGCCAGAGCCATTACTACCGGAGCCTCCTCCGGCGCGAGGCGGACCTTCCGTTCAAGACGACGGCGGACGAAAAACTCCAAAGCTTCCTGGGACAGACTGCTGCCATGGATGTCGACCAGATTTCTAATGCCCTCGCTGCCGTCGCCGCTCCCCTGGCTCACATCGCCGGCGGGATGGGGCTTCCCTGGAGCGTCTGGGGCAAGAGTTATGCAACGAAAGGCGAACGCCGGGGAGACGACATTGCATCGCGGTATGATTACTGGATGGGGGGAGCCCTGTTCGGGATGGATTATCGGCCGCTGCCGGAGCTTCGGCTTGGCGTCTCCATCGGGTACTCGAAGACGGACATGACGATGAAGGACCTTCAGGACAGCGGCCAGGAGGACAGCTTCCAGAGTTCGCTGTACGCGTCTTATTCCCAGGACAACTGGTATGTCGATGTCGCACTCACCCAGGCCCGCAACAACTACACCATGAGCCGCTCCATTGACTTCGGCGAGATCTCACGGACAGCCGAGAGCAGTTACGACGGGTACGAGTTTTCAGGATACGCCGAGGCGGGCTACAGGCTGCAGGCGCGAGGTTTCCAAATCATGCCGGTTGTGTCCTGTCAGGCCCTCCGCCATCACCGGAACGGCTTCCGGGAGAGCGGTGCGGATTCCTTGAATCTGATCTCGGAAGGCGAGGATACCGACTCGCTGCAGACTTCCCTGGGTATGAAGATCAGCAGAACGTTCAATGCCGGCGAGAGACTTACATTAACGCCGGAATTCTCCGCCCGTTGGATCTATGAATTCGGCGATCCGGAGGCGCTCCTGAATGCCCGTTTTGCCGGTGCGCCAGCCGGCTCGTTCGCAGTGTACTCCGATAACGCCCGCCGGAGCAGCGCCGCCGCCACGTTGGGGGTCACCGGCGACATGGGAAAAAGCCTCGGCTTCTTCCTCCATTACGACGTCGAGCTGAGGGAACGCCAGGCCAGCCACGCCGCGAGCGGAGGTCTGCGATACAGCTGGTAG
- a CDS encoding flavin reductase family protein, protein MKRSIGPCDMFFPVPAALIVSGEGEQANIATVSWIGIVSSDPPTIGISLRKDRYTLQLIRKGHEFSVNIPSEDLSIQVDYCGIISGRDANKFEATGFKTDASLYIRPPLIRDCPYNLECIVVGEQEIGDFVLVMGKIVANHIDENLLSSEGKVEMSAVRPLVYCAGPREYWNLGCKLDDAYTVGLFMDAIE, encoded by the coding sequence ATGAAGAGAAGCATCGGTCCCTGCGACATGTTTTTTCCCGTCCCCGCGGCCCTGATCGTCAGCGGAGAGGGAGAACAGGCGAACATCGCCACCGTATCCTGGATCGGTATTGTCAGCTCCGATCCTCCCACGATCGGGATATCCCTCAGAAAGGACCGCTATACCCTGCAATTGATACGAAAGGGGCACGAGTTCAGCGTCAACATCCCTTCGGAGGACCTGTCGATCCAGGTCGATTACTGCGGAATCATCTCCGGGCGCGATGCCAACAAGTTTGAGGCGACCGGCTTTAAAACGGATGCCTCACTTTATATCAGGCCGCCCCTGATTCGGGATTGTCCCTATAACCTGGAGTGCATCGTGGTGGGCGAACAGGAGATCGGGGATTTCGTTCTGGTCATGGGAAAGATCGTCGCCAACCATATCGACGAGAACCTGCTGTCGTCGGAAGGAAAAGTGGAGATGAGCGCCGTCAGGCCGCTGGTCTACTGTGCCGGACCCAGGGAATACTGGAACCTGGGCTGCAAACTGGACGATGCATATACGGTCGGACTGTTCATGGACGCAATTGAATGA
- a CDS encoding aspartate/glutamate racemase family protein: MKTIGLIGGMSWESTIPYYRIINETVRERLGGLHSAKVFLYSVDFHEIERLQHEGNWDGAGEVLAGAACSLQNAGADFIALCTNTMHKVAERIQDATDVPFLHIADPTAEEVKRSGFCTVGLLGTRFTMEQDFYKGRLLDRHGIEVIIPHEEDRELVHRVIFEELCLGQVLEGSHLEFRRIIGDLADRGAQGVILGCTEIQMLVSQRDSDVRIFDTTAIHARGAAEWALAGC; this comes from the coding sequence GTGAAGACAATCGGTTTGATCGGGGGGATGAGCTGGGAATCGACCATTCCGTACTATCGGATCATCAACGAAACCGTCAGGGAGCGGCTGGGAGGACTGCACTCCGCCAAGGTCTTTCTCTACAGTGTCGACTTTCATGAAATCGAGCGGCTGCAGCACGAAGGGAACTGGGACGGAGCCGGCGAAGTGCTGGCCGGAGCAGCATGCTCCCTTCAGAACGCCGGCGCCGACTTTATCGCCCTCTGTACGAACACCATGCATAAGGTGGCCGAGCGAATACAGGACGCCACAGATGTTCCCTTTCTCCACATCGCCGATCCCACGGCCGAAGAGGTCAAGCGCAGCGGATTCTGCACCGTGGGCCTGCTGGGCACCCGATTCACGATGGAACAGGATTTCTACAAGGGGCGTCTCCTGGACCGGCACGGCATCGAGGTCATCATTCCACATGAAGAGGACCGCGAACTCGTGCACAGGGTCATCTTCGAGGAGCTGTGCCTGGGACAGGTCCTGGAGGGCTCGCATCTGGAGTTCCGGCGCATTATCGGCGATCTCGCCGATCGGGGAGCCCAAGGAGTCATTCTCGGCTGCACCGAGATCCAGATGCTGGTCAGCCAGCGAGACTCGGATGTCCGCATCTTCGATACCACCGCCATCCATGCGCGAGGGGCGGCGGAGTGGGCGCTGGCAGGCTGTTGA
- a CDS encoding NCS2 family permease has translation MNEFFRFEERGTNLRTELSAGVTTFLTMAYIIFVNPGILSAAGVPFAGAATATALGAALMCICMGLVTNRPLALASGMGLNAVIAFSVIGFQQANVPWQVGMSVIFLEGVLILILVLSGLREAVMNAIPLDLKRAIGVGIGLFITIIGLNGGGIIRPAPVTLVALGDLSQKYVWVSFIGLFAVLIFRTIGIRSYILFGILAATLAALFLGVANPPSGIVGPLDFQTFFGPFQTIDGTYAVLRVFTPALLTTVFAVMLTDFFDTMGTVVAVGEQAGFVDREGRIPGIRGILTVDSVAAVTGGLFGSSSITTYVESAAGVAEGGRTGLTAVVVGVLFAFAAFFPPIIQMVGGGFAIPSAQQYGLLVGTGATVPAGDYHLYPITAGALIVVGFLMMGIVREIQWSSFEEAFPAFLIMVGIPLTYNISYGIGFGFISYTLLKIVRGRYRDVPPLLYVISAAFLIAFALPFV, from the coding sequence ATGAATGAATTTTTCCGATTCGAGGAACGCGGCACGAACCTGCGGACCGAGCTTTCCGCAGGGGTCACGACGTTTCTGACGATGGCCTACATCATCTTCGTGAATCCCGGCATTCTCTCCGCCGCCGGGGTTCCCTTCGCCGGCGCTGCGACCGCCACGGCACTCGGAGCGGCCTTGATGTGCATCTGCATGGGTCTGGTGACGAACCGCCCGCTGGCCCTTGCCTCGGGGATGGGTCTGAACGCCGTCATCGCCTTCAGCGTCATCGGCTTCCAGCAGGCCAATGTCCCGTGGCAGGTCGGGATGTCGGTGATTTTTCTGGAGGGCGTCCTGATTCTGATCCTGGTCCTTTCGGGGCTCCGGGAAGCGGTGATGAACGCCATCCCGCTGGATCTCAAGCGGGCCATCGGCGTGGGTATCGGCCTCTTCATCACCATCATCGGGCTGAACGGGGGCGGGATCATCCGCCCGGCGCCGGTCACGCTCGTTGCCCTGGGTGATCTTTCACAGAAGTATGTGTGGGTTTCCTTCATCGGCCTTTTTGCCGTCCTGATTTTCAGGACGATCGGGATCCGGAGCTATATCCTCTTCGGAATCCTGGCAGCGACACTGGCTGCGCTGTTCCTGGGTGTAGCGAACCCCCCATCCGGAATCGTGGGGCCGCTCGATTTCCAGACGTTTTTCGGGCCTTTTCAGACAATCGACGGCACGTATGCCGTTCTCCGGGTGTTTACTCCCGCACTCCTGACCACGGTTTTTGCCGTCATGCTGACGGACTTTTTCGACACCATGGGAACGGTCGTTGCGGTGGGAGAGCAGGCGGGATTCGTGGACAGGGAAGGCCGGATTCCCGGAATCCGGGGCATCCTGACCGTGGATTCCGTGGCGGCGGTCACGGGAGGGCTTTTCGGGTCCAGTTCCATCACGACGTATGTCGAGTCGGCGGCCGGTGTCGCCGAGGGAGGCAGGACCGGCCTGACGGCGGTTGTGGTCGGCGTTCTTTTCGCGTTTGCGGCCTTCTTTCCGCCGATCATTCAGATGGTCGGCGGCGGCTTTGCGATTCCCAGCGCCCAGCAGTACGGACTGCTGGTCGGCACCGGCGCCACCGTTCCGGCGGGCGACTATCACCTTTATCCGATCACCGCGGGCGCCCTGATCGTCGTCGGGTTCCTCATGATGGGGATTGTCCGGGAGATCCAGTGGAGCAGCTTTGAAGAGGCCTTCCCGGCCTTTCTCATCATGGTCGGGATCCCGCTGACATACAATATCAGCTACGGAATCGGATTCGGGTTCATCAGCTATACGCTCCTCAAGATCGTGCGGGGCCGGTATCGCGATGTCCCGCCCCTTCTTTACGTCATCAGCGCCGCATTTTTGATCGCCTTTGCATTGCCGTTCGTTTGA
- a CDS encoding ABC transporter substrate-binding protein, with product MKLLRMVVLFVSCLLIVIPTGAGAAAAGKIVVAQGVDVLSLDPQKAGTSVDLNYCSAVFDGLLRRTGKDGIVPNLAESYRNVDPTTWEFKIRKGVFFHNGDPLTAADVAFSFSRTKKESNPFKMFFTGLKDVIVVDPYTVRIVTANPDPILPKRMACVAYVVPEKYIREKGEEYFAHHPVGTGRYKFVKHVVGQFVEMEANDRYWGPKPATVKTLVFKTVPDPAKRVEDLKRGRVQVAVGIPPRAVPDLQKNAGLNVISGPSGRVVFIGFNLLKPDGSPISDKRVRQAISHAIDREWLIKRTLHGSGVPLATPLVPSVDGYDPSIPPIPYDPAKARKLLAEAGYPNGFEITLATPSGRYIHDQQVAEAIVGMLDRVGISVSVKLYDWAAYQQALASRKLEPMYLLGWGNPFYDADGVLIPLLSTGTRVSHYSNPELDRLLQAARFEMDPQKRQALYRESLLRIQDDVPGIYLYEEVARYGLSRNVGNFPAPEGSERKDLDMLELKGR from the coding sequence ATGAAACTGCTTAGAATGGTTGTCCTTTTCGTGTCCTGTTTGCTGATCGTCATACCGACCGGCGCCGGTGCCGCAGCAGCGGGAAAGATTGTCGTCGCCCAGGGTGTGGACGTGTTGAGCCTCGATCCCCAGAAGGCGGGGACGTCCGTCGATCTGAACTACTGCTCCGCCGTATTCGACGGCCTTCTGCGGAGAACGGGGAAGGACGGGATTGTGCCCAATCTGGCGGAGAGTTATCGGAACGTCGATCCGACGACCTGGGAATTCAAGATCCGCAAGGGCGTCTTCTTCCACAACGGAGATCCGCTGACCGCTGCCGACGTCGCCTTCAGCTTCAGCCGGACGAAGAAGGAGAGCAACCCCTTTAAAATGTTCTTTACGGGCCTGAAGGATGTGATCGTCGTGGATCCCTATACGGTTCGCATCGTTACGGCGAATCCCGATCCGATCCTGCCGAAACGGATGGCCTGTGTCGCGTATGTCGTCCCCGAAAAATACATTCGTGAAAAGGGGGAGGAGTATTTTGCACACCATCCCGTCGGAACGGGCCGCTACAAATTCGTGAAGCACGTCGTCGGACAATTCGTCGAGATGGAGGCGAACGACCGCTACTGGGGACCGAAACCGGCAACGGTCAAGACGCTCGTGTTCAAAACCGTTCCCGATCCGGCCAAGCGCGTGGAGGATCTGAAAAGGGGACGGGTGCAGGTCGCGGTCGGCATTCCGCCCCGCGCCGTTCCCGATCTGCAGAAGAATGCCGGACTGAATGTGATCTCCGGTCCGAGCGGCAGGGTGGTGTTTATCGGTTTCAACCTGCTGAAGCCGGACGGCAGCCCGATTTCGGACAAACGGGTCCGCCAGGCCATCAGCCATGCCATCGACCGGGAGTGGCTCATCAAAAGAACGCTCCATGGAAGCGGCGTACCCCTGGCCACACCCCTGGTCCCCTCCGTCGATGGGTATGATCCCTCGATCCCGCCGATCCCCTATGATCCGGCAAAGGCCCGCAAACTCCTGGCGGAGGCGGGTTATCCGAACGGATTTGAAATCACGCTGGCTACGCCTTCCGGACGCTACATCCACGACCAGCAGGTTGCCGAAGCGATTGTCGGGATGCTGGACAGGGTCGGCATCAGCGTGAGCGTAAAGCTGTATGATTGGGCCGCCTATCAGCAGGCTCTGGCGAGCCGCAAGCTGGAACCCATGTATCTGCTGGGATGGGGCAACCCGTTTTATGACGCCGACGGCGTGCTGATTCCACTCCTTTCAACCGGTACCCGCGTTTCCCATTATTCCAACCCGGAACTGGACAGGCTGCTGCAGGCGGCGCGCTTCGAGATGGATCCGCAAAAGAGGCAGGCCCTTTACCGCGAGAGCCTTCTTAGGATTCAAGACGACGTCCCGGGGATCTATCTCTACGAAGAGGTCGCGCGTTACGGCCTCAGCAGGAACGTGGGCAATTTCCCCGCACCGGAGGGAAGCGAGCGGAAGGACCTCGACATGCTGGAGTTGAAGGGCAGGTAA